The Columba livia isolate bColLiv1 breed racing homer chromosome 2, bColLiv1.pat.W.v2, whole genome shotgun sequence genome includes the window ATCTCTGTAAATAGTAACTATGGAAAAAGTATAAATTCTAATGATATGTCAATTATAATATTGATCTTATCAATAATTATCAGTTAAGGAGTCATGTGTAATTTGTAAGCAATTGCAATGTACTTGTGCATGAACAACATAAAAAGGAACTGCCACTGGCACTGACAACAGGCTTTGCCATCAGCAGTGGTGGTGTCTGTACCACTGGCAATAACTGCTCCAAACTCCCGAGTGGACTATTTTGATTCAGCTAGTGGTCCACCAATGGCCTACATAACATAATTTTTGAATCCCTGCCGTGAAATACCACATGGTCCAGAGGCAATAGTGATACAGACTGAATTATCAAGGCAAGACAGTACAAGAGATTCTAAGCGGCATTATATTTTTATCCAGACATGGGTAGCACAGTATTACCATAAGCAAGTCTATCGCTTTGGATGGTTTCAGGGCTGTTCTCATGCTCTGGTGTGGAAGGTACTCCAACAATGTGATCAAGATCATCTATCAAAACAATGGATGGTTGTCTCCATGCTGCCTCTAAAAAAACTTCTTCCAcatttttccttatgtttcctaatctttttcctaaaaaagaaatacaattttagagaaaaaaaaacgcatcaggaaaaaaatcagactgaCTACATCTTGTTCATATAATACTATAATGTTTTGATTTGTGTAGCTCAACTTTATTCCTCTAAATCCAGGTACCAAGATTAAACCAGTGTAAACAGCGAGTGAAGAGTCCACATCTTCTATCAAAAAAGTATTAGAAGGATCCACCTGTCCTAAAATTAGATTAATCATCTTTCACTAACGGCTATAGAAGCCTACAGGTCTAATTTCCAGACAGCTAAAACCAGAGCAGTATCAGCAGCACTCTAAATCAGCTACAAAGAGTCCTGCAATTGGAAGAATTTCTCAGAGCAAAGGACCTACCTCTTTATcaatctttcccttttcctttggaGCAAGGAGCTTAGTAGGGACTTAAGTAAGAGTATAGCCATGCAGTATAAGGGCTCTGTAAGAAAACAGTTGCGTATTCTCTGCCTCTGTAACACCAAGACTATTTTGGAAAGCCAGTGaatgaaacagtaaaaaaagcCTCTTCTGTCCTCTTTCGTTTTTGGCGTAAAATCCTTATTTGAACTTACAAAACTTAACGATTCATCTCATCATCATCTATAATTATGAGTGTTAGATGACTATTGCCAACATACATTAGGTTAGTAAATATGTCATCATAAATCAGGTTCCAGCTGGCTGTTCTATCTTTGGTGCCTCTGTCATCCTTTCATAGAGTAATCCAGGTATCTTATAACACTTGTGATTTGTTAACATAACATTTGTTCAAGCTAACACAGCTGAACAAACACACAGTTCAACTTGCAACTTCTTATTTTGTAACAATTAGAAATATGCATGGCAAGCATGGTTTGAATTTGGCGGTGGTACGTGGGACAGAAACTGATAAAAGTCTGAAACAAGCTTATGGAAGCTGTATTTTCATTAGACTGTTAAAGATGCTCATTGTGGGGCACCAAATATCCTTGAAAAGGCAGTAATACTAGAAAAATTATTCAGACTAAATATAATAACTTTATAATTGTGCTGTATCATTACACAGCAAAcatttgagattaaaaaaacccagcaacatACCTTTTAAAGCTTTACAGTCAATTACTTCTACATGAGCATCCAGCCTATCGAATGCTTCTTTGCAGATGGCCTTTGCTAATGTCGACTTTCCACTTCcctacaaaaataaacatgagcTAATGTACACCAGCAGAactatttccttctgtttctgtggaGTTTTTGTCACAGTATACACCAGTTAACAAGCTGGGAAAGCCGTATGCACACTGATTTTATTCCTCAccaaaaatacatacatattctGTCTTTATATCACTTGGTAGAGACCAAAGCCCTGGAGTGAAACAAGTATAAGTAAATTCAGGGTGGATACATCCACTACAGATAGTGTTCTGAGTCCACTGAGTTCAGTGTTAAGACATCTGTTAGCTTCAATGGAATATGGTATTAAACGGATCACCATAACagacaacaggaaaataaagagtaTCAACTCCACTGCCATTTTATGTTATAACACAGGAGAAAATACTATGttcttattttcattcaaatattCCAGAGACACAAAGTGTTTATTGTACTATAAACACAAAGTAGATTAATCCCCTAAGGGAACAAATTGAAATTGGATTGGTAGCAATCTTTAAAACACACACtatatatacataatatatatatgaaataagAATATATATTGATTAAGTGTGCATATAATGTGTATACATGTACATAATGTTTTACTGAATTAACTCTGTTCAGTTAACTGCTCTTTTTTCAGCTTGTTCTTCGattctttggaaagaaaactaatGCAAACAGTTTTGTATCTATAGAAAACAGTCTGGGAGGGTTTACAACTAGAGAGTAGTAAAGCGTGCACCTTTCCTCCTGTGAGAAGCACCCCTCCACTTCGCAGTCCCACAGCAACAGCAGCCAGCTTTTGAGATAAAGGACGCCCCAGAAGACTGTGGCTTATGTGTTCAAAGGAAGATGTTCCTATTTTGTCCActcctctgcagagcaaataaaacattaaatagCTCAGGGCAGCATCAATACACACAATGTCAATAGCAACAGCTTGCAGAACATATGTCCTATGGCTAGTTCCAGCCTACACCTCTGCCACTGGGAAGTGAGCAGGTTGGTCACACAGCTGTTCAGCTCACACTGCACTTTATACCAGTGGAGGcaaaattctgaatttttctcCTCACCTGATGATTCTGATAAAACTAAGGATAGGAAATAAGTTTCTTTGAGATCCATACTATTAAATTTAGTTAAACAAGTAAACAGGTTTAACTTACTTGTGTAGAAGACTGACACACAGACTGCAACATACCGTAAGTTTTACTTCATTTGGAAACCTCAGCTAAGAGCACCCTTCAACAACCCCAGCAGCCCTTACTGCTGCACAGAGAGCTGTTTTGTATCACTGAGCAGCACCGCAAGAGTCACTGAACTGCCAGTATTTCTTCTGCAGCTTATGCAGTTCTGATATCCCCCACATCCTACTGTCACACATGGTGAACTTTTCCCTACATGAGTAACTTTAGTCACCTGAAGTTTCCTATTTGCTTCAGTAAGACTATCCAGAGGACAAAATTAACCATGTACATACACTAGGATAAGGTCTGAGCCTGACACAAGCCAAAAGGTGCAGAGAGTCTGGCTTAGTTTTCAAAAAACCTGCATTTCCAccatttccacattttttttttttttttttaaatttccatcCCCTCCCATATTTTCTACTATGAAAATGCCTCACCCTAAATCTTTTAGTTTGGGGTAATGAAAGCTCCTGTCTGCATCACACATAGGTGGCTGGCTGTCACCATCAGCTTTTCCAGTTACAGGATGTAAAAGAACCTACAACAAAGGAAAGAGTGAATACTTCACATTCAATATACCTATAGAAGAAGGGTATAGAAGTGACAAGCAATTTTCGGAATTGTGTAATGAAAATGTTGCATGTATGCTCTGCTGAAGCTTACCGCGCTTGAAAGAAACATGCATTGGTAAAACGGCACCAATACAACTACTTCCAAAATACAATCCAGCCTTTACAGCAATGTAACCACCTGTGATTAGATGTTAGGCCATGTGCTGTTTATACTAGATGATGCAGCCCATCATCTCTTTCCCTACGGGTAACTACCTGTTCCTTCTCCTGTGCTCTCCCCTGTTCTGCTGGCACCAGTACTCATGAGGCAGGAGAGTGAATCGGATCAGGAGTCTGACCTGGCTGAAAAGTAACCTGACAAAACACCTGGCTTTTTTCACCCACATGAATTTTTCGGTCTATTTCACCAGGAAGCTACTATGGAAAGCTGGGCAGGACAAGTGGGCTAAGTTCACAGGTAAGAACAGGCTGGTAGGaggtgaatcacagaataccttgtgctggaagggacctttaaaggtcatccagtctgaccccctgccatgagcagggacatcttcaactacatcaggttgttcagagcctcatccagcctgatCTTGAATGTcgccagggatggggcatctaccacctctctgggcaacctgggccagtgttttaccacttcattgtaaaaaatgtcacCTCACGTCTAGATGCTGACACTGCTACTAAGAAATGCACTTCACCCATTCATCATAGTACCAGTGACTAGCAAAATTTGTAGAAGCCTTCTTGTACTTCTCTACTACCAACAGAAATAAAGctcttgttttactttttttttttttggaacagGAATCCTAAATTTTGCAGAAAAGCTCTATTCTAAACAGGCAAAACAGGACATTTTGATTCTCTGCTAAAATTTAACTGTatcagtttaaaaatgaaaaacattatcCCACTCCTATAACCATAAACCTGGAGTTATGGGCACTGTCTCAACCAGAATTATTAATGGAAACAGTAATCCTaatattaaatagaaatatgtattctgtgaaagaaagactgaagaaacagaaggcaCAGAACCTATTTAAAAGAGAAGGCAGTGTGAGCTTGGTAGGTTTGAAAGGGGAATATGTCTCATCTTCGTCAGAACAAGCTACTATTACTGCCAGACACACTGTGAAGTGATTTTATAGTGGTTTAGGTATTAAAGGAAAGAACAACTAAGTATAAAGATGGTATGTTCAAACTTGGACAGTACTGACTTTCCTCTGTTCTAACTGATTTTTCTGAGAGTTTAATACAGACTATGAAATGCAGTAACTAGTATGGCATGCCTGGAATCTCACCAATGCTGAGGCTATAAAATAACATATAAAGAATGCAGATATAATTTAATGAACAGACTGATATTACTTATTTGAAAAAGGGAAACCAATACATGTTatataaaaaatgtaatatatttttagCCCAATATAACAATTTAAACTACTTGATACCTGATACTATGCGATATTTACTTGTATATTAGTCTTTTGCAGCAAACTGGGACTCAGTATAAAAATATCCTCAGACTTATTTTCTTCAACGTGTGCAGGATGCACTGCAGTAAGGACAAACTCCTCCACTCCTGTAAAAACCCAAGGAGCAACTattaaaatccaaaataaattcAGCTTTTATCCCTCACAAGATGAAACAGATCAGTGTATTTTGAATGATATAAtccaaaatgaaagaataaaaaagtttaATCATTATTAAAGCATACCTCATACAGTTTGAGTGTAAAGAGATAGCTGACGTGCTAAATGGTGTATAGAGAGATTAAATGGCATATTGCCTAAGTAAATTCCACAATGGACAGTTAAGACAGCTACAGCACAGGACAGTATTATCCTTACCTTCTTTAACGGACATATGTATAGAGTCAGTGCTTGTCATTATCCATGGGTGATCATCAGTAGTGGACTCCTGCAGCCAAGAACTGAAAGCAGATTTAACATCATCCTCATGTATATCTTTATgctaaataggaaaaaaaaacaaaacaaaggtgtTGGTACGTGAAATTGTTTTATTCCTATGCATGAGGCATTTGCTTCTCTTACGGTAGCAGAGTGACAGAAGAATATACAAGAGTTTTATTTATGTAGAAAACACCATTTTGTCAACAAACACAATTTCTATCAATTGTTCTGTGGAAAGCATCTGTTTAGCTCTTGCTACAGCAACTGTTGAATCTTTCACAACCTCTAAAGATTTTGTCTTTGGAACACTGATGTGAGGGcaaggaaaagcttttattcCTGTTTTACTTATCTGTATTGCCAGAACCAAAAGCACTACTCAGCTGCTGGGTTTGAAAGAGCATCCAAGATAGGCACCAATGTGACTTATTTCACGTGCTCACCGCACCCTCTCTTCCCTGTATACCCCGATTCCCATTCAAAGAACCCTGGGCTCATCCAGCTCAGGGGCGCCACCAACAAACTTCAACAGGCAGGCAAAGAGACCGAACAACTTACGGCATATCACCTAGACAAATGGAATAGGAAAAGAAATTGAGTCTAGATCGCATATGTCTTGCCTGAGGTCCTAATCAGAGAAGCATAATTCCTGTCTAAAACAGGGAGAATCAGCTCAGATCACAGAAGCAGtgttcagaaaggaaaatgaaagttaccatcatatttctttctgcatgtctatttttttccaagaaccTTCCAAGAACTTTTCCAACTTCAACTGAATTacaaaggaaagggagaaatcTGTACTTAAAACATATAACACATAACTACTTTTTTATGATTTTAGCAGATTACTGCCAGAATACTTCTTTTAACTAtaatatagaagaaaacaaTACAGTTCAACTATTCTTCTATAGGTAAGAAACCAAATCAGAATACTGGGGATATGGAACAAACTTGCATAAGCCCTACTATGATGGGAAGTGCTGTATTTAAAGTTTTGGGGGCAGCTAACATGGGAAATAATCAGTCCAGTGTCACATAGAAACAATCATATGGTGATATTATAAATACATCATTCCAGAGCTACATCTGACAGAACTGGTACCAAGTATGTTCTTACTGTCACAGATGCCCACTCAGAAGACTGAATATGTCTCACAGGAAAACAGAGGGATTCAATGATATAACCAGAAAATTAGATCTTTAGCATGagcaggagggggaaaaaatcagcattaaaaggaagtaaaaaactAACTAGTACATTAAAAATCATCATAATTTTACTGCAATTATCTTAGGAAATCCACTGGGCACTGCAGTATTTAAGAGTATAAGCATGTCGTCTCTCAGAAGACTTAAAATAGATTATTTCCTCTTTATGATTAATTTTTGGTTTCTATAGGTTTAAACATATATTCTTAAAATATACTACATCAGAACCAGTATTAATATACTGCAGATGAGGGTCTGATGCAAAATTATCATCAACTATTGTTGCTATTTTGACAACAGTTGTTTATGCTTGAGAactaattaaacagaaaatgcaaaacaatattCAATGGCTTGATGTTTGCAGAGTACCATTGATCAAAATCCAAAATAGTGTCACTAGATAAGGCTTGTTTAAGCAGATCATAGCATCttcttaatttaaattatttatatagtaaaaagaaaaacaaggaattattaaaaaaaagaaattaaagaaattcCTTTGAATGATGTCATACATCAGACTgtgaacttggcagtgttaggttaatggttggactagatgatcttaaaagtctttcccaaccaaaatgattccatgattctataaTATACAACTTCCAGACTATCAtctaacaaatgaaaacaaataacacCCACTGCCCGCCCCCTCACCTTGACTAGAGCAACATCATCAGTTTTCCAAGGTACAAAAATGTATGTGACCAAGAATATCAACTCACTAAGTTCTGTTTGGGTTGCAGTCTAAGAGACACAGGAATTTTAGGAACAGATTCAAGTGACTGAATTCTGACTGTTGAATGCATTTCGATACGTAGTTTTTTCCTCAGGCAATCTGGAatctgaaaaatttaaaataaaacaaagaaaaaggaaatatcagAAAGTAAAACAGTTACAACATTGCATATACAGTACAACATCCGTTTCTTCATCACTAACAGAGCCTTTATATTTGATCATCAGTCTGTTTATAAGTCGTAATCTACAagagaattaagaaggaaaccATAAAATCTATGGTGGTATCCAAATCTTGCTCTCTCATGCACACATTTATTCTATTTGtgaaagtaaaagcaaaaggttgaaaaagaagaattagGAGGAATTGTTAGAATGTTGTAAGAATGCTTTTAGTattggagaaaaacaacaactctACTTTCATTTActgataaaaattaattttacataaGCAGGTAAATAGGCCATTATACAGATCAGAACTAAGCATGTCTGCAACACAGAGAAAACCCACTTTCCCTAAAATATACGACCCAGTTTGCCCtttcaaaaaaaggaaaccacTTTTCAAATATTCTGTGTTATTTTGAAAGTATATCCAAGTTGAAAACATCTCACAAATGTTTGTTAAGTCTGAAAGACTTATGCTTGCTGGCATTCGGAAAATTGTCATGGCTCTCAAAAGATTTAGTGGTAAAGACCACTGCAGGCTCTTGGTCTCAttcccaacaaaaaaaaaataagtgaatgGTGAGAAATGTATTATATCAAAATAGACAAATGGTGATTTGGAGTGcattttatctatttttgtTGATTCCACATGTGCTTCCAGGAAAGAAGGAACAGACAAAGCTGAAATGTCAGTGTCTGCACACTGGGACTTGTGTCACCTTACCAAATAGTAtctaaaaactaaaataatttaaattacatAAAAGCTAGTTATTAAAGAGTATACAAAAAACACTTGCAAACATCACGCAGCACTAAGATATGTGATCCCATCACTTTACAGTTTGATGACATCTAGAGTCCAAAGCATGTTTTAAAGTGATAACTGATTAAAAGAATCTCATTAAGCAGTACTGAATGTATGGAAGTAGATACTTTCACGTTCTCATGAACACAGTAGCTACCAATggattttgaagaaaacatgcattccctccagaaacactgagaaattTCCCCCATTTGGTGCAAAAATGCTAAGGGTGCAGAAGCCCAGAGTATACTGTACATCTTGGACGATGGTAAGTAACACAGTCCAGAATGAGACACTTCAGGAAAGCACAGCTCTAGTAAATATTATTTGATTCAAATGTGTGCTACTTGAGAACTTAGCACAAAGTCCAGACCCCAAATAGCCAGTTCCACAATTACCCAATAGAAAACATTATCCAATAAAAAGCCCAAAAGATAGTGTGCTCAAACTGACCCAAACTCTTCCAACATGCAGGGCTTCCCCACTGTGGCCATACTCTATGACACTCTTTAGGTCTTCAAATCCGTTCCAAACAATCTGAACAACAGATCCCTCACTGTATGCTTGACTGCTACGAGAATCAGAATGATTTTCGTCTTGCGTACTAGTCAACTGCTTTTGATTTTCAAGTGGcaggttttgctttgcttcttgaTGACGCTGTCTTGGGGAAAGCAACTCATTAATTTTCCCGTAAGATACTACAGGGTTTGGATCCAAATCAATAAATTCTAAATTCCAAGGAAAAATGTGAATTGCGttgcatttcagaaatgcaTGAGTGGCGGATGCTTTCTGCACGCTGGGAGGCTGAGACTGACACACTCTAAAAACTGAATCCATGCGAATTAAGTTCAGCCGCTTGTCTTTGAAGGTGCTCATCTCATCTTTATCACACAGAGTCTTTTGTTTCTGGTCAGATGTATGAGAGAAAACGCTCCCTATGAAATTCCATATACTTGGCAGAACATTTGAGCCAAATGCCACGTTTGCATCAGCCTTACTCTGTTCAAGGACTCCTGGCTTTAAGTAAGGTTGTTTGGCAAAAGGATCCTTTACTGTTTCTTCTTGCTCCAcgttatttttcagaaaacttttgAGCAAGATGTCACGTTCTGTGGAAGGTGTGCTGGTAATGTTTTCCTCAGGTTCACGTGTTTTGGGACATATCAGAAGCTCCGTGAATGGTTCTAATCTCCCATAGGGGGCTGCTGGCATAAGTGTACCTGAGTATGAACAAAGCAGGTCAATGAACACATCCACTCTTGCAAAACAGCTTACTCAAAGTGACACAAGAGGCTGCACTGTTGCTTACCGATTTTGATGTAAATGTGAGTGTGCTGTTCAACCCATACAGGAAAGATGGCTTTTGGAAATATTATTCGAATCTGGTCAAGAAGGTGTTTTTCAAGAGAGGAAGCATGCAGTTCCTGGGAAAATGTGATATCATTATAAATTAAACACtgcatacatttttaatatttgtttgaaGATAAAAACTCTACGTCTCTTTCTAATACACCATTTGAAACACAAGATACAATTAAACCCCACCACATTTAGTATTTACTCATTTAGTATTTACTGAAAAAGATGAAGCACTGTGCAAAAAACTGCTTGTGGCAAAATCTCTTATCTGCAAGAAAAGGACACGAACATTGTAAAAGGTTGTCTTACCAGAATTTCCCAATCATCTGCTGAGAGTGGTTCCACTTCTACTTGCTGACAGGAGGAGACATGGGAACAGGGTTCAAGAAATACCTGGCAAAAAGCAACACCAGTTCAAAATagttaagtttttatttttaaacacgTAAAAGCTCCATCTTTAACTCAACTAGAAAAGTGACATTTGTGTTGagtaatacttttattttttatttttacttatttatttaaatctctacctattaatataaaaaaaccctTGGATGTTGAGATTTTAATAGTTCCATGTCAGAAAGCTCTCCCTGAATCTTGGTCATCCCTTCTACTTCTGTCTAATTAAAGAATTGTTTACAATTACAATTACAACCGTGTCCAAGAGTGAGAGGCCAATTTAAGTACATGTTCAAAGAAAGAGGACCCAGGGGGACACATGGTGAAGGGGGGAAAAACAGGATGAAAATTTAAACCCCAAATAAGTCAAACAAGAGGAAATACTCAGTAAATCAATAATTGCTTTAGGATAATATGAATGCCAGAGAAAATATTCTCATCAGATAATTCCCAAATCATTTAATTGCCTAAAGTTCAACAAGGGGAAGTGTAGGGTCCGGCACCTGGGGAGGactaaccccaggcaccagtacaggttaggggttgacctgctggaaagcagctctgcagaggaccttgaagttctggttgacaacaggttgaccatgagtcaacaatgtgctcTCTCacccaagaaggccaatggtatcctggggtgcattaggaaaagtgtgaccagcaggtcaaagatcatcctccccctctgccctggtgaggctacatctggagtactgcatccagctcagGGCTTCCCAgcttaagaaggacaaggaattactggaaggagtccagcagagagctacaaagatgattagagGTCTGGAGCATTTTTCTTATGAGAgactgagagctgggtctgttcagcctggagaagagaaggttgagagggcatcttatcaatgtttataaatatctcaagggtgggtgtcaagatgATGGgatcagactcctttcagtCTGCACCCAAtgaatgacaggatgagggacaACTGGCACAGAcagaagcataggaggttccatctgaatatgaggagaaacttctttactttgagggaacaggctgcccagagaggctgtggagtctccttctctggagacattcaaaacctgcctggtcacactcctgtgtgatctgctctgggtgaacctgctttagcaggtgggttggactagaggatctccagaggtcacttccaacaccaaccattctgtgattctgtaaaagtGCATTTTCCTAACATTAATGGCACTGCAGATAGATAGAGGCTCCAAACGGCAAAGACCTACCCATAAGCCTATCCTAACACTATTTAGGAAATTGTTAAtgatttaatctttcttttcatgtttGAGATGTTTCATAATGGTTAACTTTTCCTATGAGCAGAAGTAACTGTTTAAACACACGAAACAAGAAGTTCATAGctaacttttaaattattactttttcagGTCCCTTGCAATATATTctttatttaaagaagaaaaaaagattccaTTTCAAACCTGCTCTCCGTCTTTAATGCCAAGCTTTTCTGCTAACTGTCTGTTAATCTCTGCAATATTTTCACCCTGGTGACCTCGACGCCTGATTTCCATCCAGCTCAAAAATATAGGCTGATGACCACGGGATACTTTCACAGCTTGGCCCTATCagtttcaaagaaagaaaataaattaacatcAAACAAGCTAAAAAATATTACTACTCATCAATCTAAACTGTATTTGATTAGAGATAtcaaaggaattaaaaatattttctggattttacatgccttattttaattaatattctCTAACAATAACTAGCAGCATTTACATGTAAAGGGTGTTTCTATTAGAAATGACAGCAGACCAGCCAACTTCTTAATAACCAAGACCTTCCTTAGAATTCTTCTCCACGTTACCTATTTGCACAACTCTCAACAAAGAAGTGTGTGTTGGTTTCAATTATTAaatagcttttcatttttatggacTATTTTTAAGAAAGGTAAATaattcctcttcccttcttcgGTATTATAGCTTATCAAACAAATATAATACAGAAACATATAACTACACATTTCTGTTTCCCAACTGTGGAACAAACCTTTAAGCATATGCTTAAACCTTGCATGCATTGTAACATTTGCATGGAGGCTTCAAACTGTTGAAAGCCGCATGGTATTTGCAGAGAGCTTCCATGAGCTGGGAAATATTTAAGTCAGTCACAAATCACAGAAACTCAGACAAAATGATTTTATCAATCTGTTTCAGAACCACTCAACAATTTTGATTCCAGACTGAAGAATGTTAACACGATCTGTCAGTTTCCACATGAAAAGACTCAACtgacattttctgtatttttttcaaaaatgcctatttttataaaaaacaaGTGATTGAGACAAAATATACTGCGGATACACCACAGATTTACTTGTTAACACAGcgatgttttctgttttggtcaCAACTGTACCCTAATAATTCCAAATATTATATGACTTCTCATAaactctgaaaacattttcagataaTACCTACAATGGTTCCATGATCTTTTTACTCAATGTAATACTTAACTTACAGCTCTTACCTGTATTCACACAGATAAAGACTTTCCCTGAGTGTCTTAACCGTCGTATGTTAAGTTTCATAGACCATTTAATCACCCACTTCTGCAATTAGATTTAGCTTTTGATTCAATTTAAGTTTATGATTTACTCAGTGCAATCTGTTAACAGAATTATTTATCccactttaaacatttttattgagGAGTTGGCATTTAATATGCCATTTCCATTAAGATTTTGAAGATCATGTATCTTCCTTTTGCAGATCATGTTAAGTAAAAGCAGGAGCCCACCATAGCCAATTAGTTACAGAATGACACTACCAGACTTCAAGGCAATTAcactcccttttcctctttcttgccaGCAAATTTGTAGAACATCCAGAaactgcagcagaaacaaagccagCACTTGGATTTCTTGCAACCTCTTGCAACTCCACAAACCTCTCTTCCACCactccaaaggaaaaataacaagttTTTATAAGTCTAGatgattttgcttttgcaaaatcTCCTTTCTGGCCACGGGAAGGTAGCAGGGCATCACAGATTGTGCATGCTGGGTGACGCTGTTGTCATCATTTAAAATAGTGAATCCTGTtt containing:
- the PEX1 gene encoding peroxisomal ATPase PEX1 isoform X4: MEIRRRGHQGENIAEINRQLAEKLGIKDGEQVFLEPCSHVSSCQQVEVEPLSADDWEILELHASSLEKHLLDQIRIIFPKAIFPVWVEQHTHIYIKIGTLMPAAPYGRLEPFTELLICPKTREPEENITSTPSTERDILLKSFLKNNVEQEETVKDPFAKQPYLKPGVLEQSKADANVAFGSNVLPSIWNFIGSVFSHTSDQKQKTLCDKDEMSTFKDKRLNLIRMDSVFRVCQSQPPSVQKASATHAFLKCNAIHIFPWNLEFIDLDPNPVVSYGKINELLSPRQRHQEAKQNLPLENQKQLTSTQDENHSDSRSSQAYSEGSVVQIVWNGFEDLKSVIEYGHSGEALHVGRVWIPDCLRKKLRIEMHSTVRIQSLESVPKIPVSLRLQPKQNLHKDIHEDDVKSAFSSWLQESTTDDHPWIMTSTDSIHMSVKEGVEEFVLTAVHPAHVEENKSEDIFILSPSLLQKTNIQVLLHPVTGKADGDSQPPMCDADRSFHYPKLKDLGGVDKIGTSSFEHISHSLLGRPLSQKLAAVAVGLRSGGVLLTGGKGSGKSTLAKAICKEAFDRLDAHVEVIDCKALKGKRLGNIRKNVEEVFLEAAWRQPSIVLIDDLDHIVGVPSTPEHENSPETIQSDRLAYVLKDLIKEVISMGSMIALIATSQSEHSLHPSLVAAQGTHIFQCFKCIQSPDQKQRCEMLYSIIKNKLNSDIKEFSDLDLECIAKETEGFVARDFTMLVNRAIHASVSNQNALQNGAELNLSTMDFQKALKDFTPLALRNVNLHKPEDVGWDRVGGLKDVKQILMDTIMLPAKYPVLFANLPIRQRSGVLLYGAPGTGKTLLAGVIAQESGMNFISVKGPELLSKYIGASEQAVRDIFNRAQAAKPCIVFFDEFDSIAPRRGHDNTGVTDRVVNQLLTQLDGVEGLQGVYVLAATSRPDLIDPALLRPGRLDKCVYCPPPDQNSRYEILKALSHSLSLANDVDFQDLAAKTERFTGADLKALLYNAQLEAIHTNLGSGLTQEFGSTSDSDFSLSSMVFLNHSSGSDDSAIDGEAGLEQSLISLDVSDLLPEDSRSNMYRLYFGSSYESELGNGTPSEMSSLCLSGPNSITHDFTSVTQRDTASSQPAMPRTASQEDSLENNQEQQTEHPRTEINAIKASYRSKNGEDSTLNQSVLAKATYIITQSHLMKALEGIRPSISQDDWKNFTELYDNFQNPKKRKGQVGSTFRPGQKMTLA
- the PEX1 gene encoding peroxisomal ATPase PEX1 isoform X2, yielding MWGSGNPGGGGAGAAAVTVVLSGTRDCFLHLPPVLASHLRLQQGQAVKVSRGHQPIFLSWMEIRRRGHQGENIAEINRQLAEKLGIKDGEQVFLEPCSHVSSCQQVEVEPLSADDWEILELHASSLEKHLLDQIRIIFPKAIFPVWVEQHTHIYIKIGTLMPAAPYGRLEPFTELLICPKTREPEENITSTPSTERDILLKSFLKNNVEQEETVKDPFAKQPYLKPGVLEQSKADANVAFGSNVLPSIWNFIGSVFSHTSDQKQKTLCDKDEMSTFKDKRLNLIRMDSVFRVCQSQPPSVQKASATHAFLKCNAIHIFPWNLEFIDLDPNPVVSYGKINELLSPRQRHQEAKQNLPLENQKQLTSTQDENHSDSRSSQAYSEGSVVQIVWNGFEDLKSVIEYGHSGEALHVGRVWIPDCLRKKLRIEMHSTVRIQSLESVPKIPVSLRLQPKQNLHKDIHEDDVKSAFSSWLQESTTDDHPWIMTSTDSIHMSVKEGVEEFVLTAVHPAHVEENKSEDIFILSPSLLQKTNIQVLLHPVTGKADGDSQPPMCDADRSFHYPKLKDLGGVDKIGTSSFEHISHSLLGRPLSQKLAAVAVGLRSGGVLLTGGKGSGKSTLAKAICKEAFDRLDAHVEVIDCKALKGKRLGNIRKNVEEVFLEAAWRQPSIVLIDDLDHIVGVPSTPEHENSPETIQSDRLAYVLKDLIKEVISMGSMIALIATSQSEHSLHPSLVAAQGTHIFQCFKCIQSPDQKQRCEMLYSIIKNKLNSDIKEFSDLDLECIAKETEGFVARDFTMLVNRAIHASVSNQNALQNGELNLSTMDFQKALKDFTPLALRNVNLHKPEDVGWDRVGGLKDVKQILMDTIMLPAKYPVLFANLPIRQRSGVLLYGAPGTGKTLLAGVIAQESGMNFISVKGPELLSKYIGASEQAVRDIFNRAQAAKPCIVFFDEFDSIAPRRGHDNTGVTDRVVNQLLTQLDGVEGLQGVYVLAATSRPDLIDPALLRPGRLDKCVYCPPPDQNSRYEILKALSHSLSLANDVDFQDLAAKTERFTGADLKALLYNAQLEAIHTNLGSGLTQEFGSTSDSDFSLSSMVFLNHSSGSDDSAIDGEAGLEQSLISLDVSDLLPEDSRSNMYRLYFGSSYESELGNGTPSEMSSLCLSGPNSITHDFTSVTQRDTASSQPAMPRTASQEDSLENNQEQQTEHPRTEINAIKASYRSKNGEDSTLNQSVLAKATYIITQSHLMKALEGIRPSISQDDWKNFTELYDNFQNPKKRKGQVGSTFRPGQKMTLA